GTCATGACCTTCTGACATCAAACAATCGATAAGATGAGAGCCGATAAATCCAGCTCCACCTGTTACTAAGATTCTCATCTAGGCTATCTTTACTAAACTTAAAGGTAATCTTAACCGATTGTAGATAATTTTGATTTAAGAATTAAAGTTTTCACTACTATGCAAAGAGTAATTGAGGAGCAAAGTGAGACAAAAGTCTCACGATCCGTGCTGCATTTAATTCGATTATCCTGGTTGGAAATCTGATCTTAATCTAGCACACTATAGCACAACTCCTCTTAATGACTCAGCGTCTTGAGCAGGAATCAGATATAAGCGTAATAAATCGGTGAAAATTCCGGTTATTATGGGTAATTTACGGAAGAATTTGACAATTTTAGGACTATTACTAGCTTCGATCGCTTTTAAAGTCTCATTACGTTGAGCACAACGTTCTAATTTAGGGAAAAATGCAGGATGTTCCACATTAAGAGTAACAGGAAAAGCCCTGGCTGAGGTTTCATTAGTTTTGCGAATAACCTCGCGATCGTATTCTTGAGCATCTAGTCCAATAGCTTCGTAAAAATCAGCTCGTTCGTGTACAGTTAAAGTATGGGTAGCAAATACCGATAATAAGAAGAATTTTGCCCATAATTTAGCTCTCCAGTTATTCCACATCGCCGACTGCGATCGCAATAAAGCCTTAAAGATATCCCCGTGACGGTTTTCGTCTTGACACCAACTTTCAAACATTCTAAACAGAGGATAAAACTGATATTCGGGGTGTTCTTGCAGATGACGATACATCAGAATATAACGCCAATAGCCGATTTTTTCCGAGAGATAAACCGCATAGATAACCCATTCTGGCTTAAAAAAAGTATAGGTACGACTTTTAGTAAGATAACCCAAATCCAGAGTGATATTAAAATCAGCCATGGCTTTATTAAGAAAACCAGCGTGTCTGGCTTCATCCCGTGCCATAAGATGAAAAATTTCTGCTAAAATTGGGTTACGATCCTTGATTTTACGGGATAATTCCTTAAACAACAAAAATCCCGAAAATTCTGAAGTACAAGAACGTTCTAAAAAATCAATAAAAACTCGGCGAGTCTTTTCGTCAATATGTTCCCAGGATTGTTGAAACTCTTCATCTCGCACAAAATGATCGCGATTATAGTCGGTACGCATTTCGGCGATCATCGCTTTTAACTCTTCTTCCTGTGAGGAGATATCCATGTTAGCGACAGCTTCAAAATCTGTTGTATAAAATCTTGGTGCTAACAAAGTTTCTTCCGTGGTGGTTTTTTTAGTCAAAGTTGCAGAAGCTGTGTTGTTCATAATTACTTAGGATTTTGCTTAATGGCTAACTAATCATATCTTATCTAGGTTAATGTCTATCATTACCATTAAGTTTTGTGAATAGATAAAAGTCAACTTAGATATTCTTATATAATCAGATATCGTAAACTAGGTTTAAGAGAATCTCACTTATGACCACCAATCTAGCTAGCCAATTACGAGAAGGGACAAAAGAATCTCATACCATGGCGGAAAATACCGCTTATATGAAATGTTTCCTCAAAGGTATAGTAGAAAAAGAACCCTTCCGTAAACTACTAGCTAACCTATATTTTGTTTACAGTACCCTAGAAGAAGAATTATCCCGATATAGAGAACATCCTGTAGTCGGATTAATTTATTTTCCTGAACTCAATCGTCGCGACAAACTAGTCGAAGATTTAGCCTATTATTACGGTGATAATTGGCAACAAACGATCACCCCGTCTACAGCGGGTGAAGCATACGTAAATCGCCTCAAAGAAATAGCTAATAGTGAACCTGCTTTACTGGTTGCTCATTCCTATGTAAGATATTTAGGTGATCTTTCAGGAGGTCAAGGGTTAAAACATATCGTACGTTCAGCCCTTAAGTTACCAGAAAACGAAGGTACAAAATTCTATGAGTTTGATGCTTTTACCTCTGTAGAAGCAAGAAAAGCTTTTAAATTTAAGTATCGCGATACCCTCAATAGTCTTCCTGTTGACGAAGAATTAGCCCAGAAAATTGTCACAGAGGCTAACTATGCTTTTGTACTTAATCGTGATGTCATGCACTCATTAGAAGCAGAAGTAAAAGCAGCCATTGGCGATCATGTTTTTGATTTGATTACCCGTCAAGACATCCCAGGAAGTACAGAAAAACCAGTAGGGAACACTTCGGTAGAACTAATTAACGCAGAATAAAAACCGAATTTTAGCCCAATTCAATTATCCTTAAGGGCGTTTTACAAAGACGCCCAAGATAAATATTGCCATAAAATACCTTCAAGATAAATCATGAATTTTTCTCAATCAACAGTTCAATTTAATAGTGACTTATTACAAAAATACGATCGCCCTATACCTCGCTATACCAGTTATCCTCCCGCAACACAATTAACCCCAGATTTTACCACTAGAGACTTTCTGTCAGCTGTAGAAATTGGTAACTATCGACAAATTCCCCTTTCTCTCTATTGTCATATACCTTTTTGTGAAACCCCCTGTTATTTTTGTGGTTGCAATACAGTAATTACCCAAAAAAAAGAGTTAGCAGAGATATATCTAAAACATTTAATTAAAGATATTGAACAAACAGCAGCTTTAATTAATTCAGAGAGAATTGTACATCAACTCCATTGGGGTGGAGGAACACCTAATTATTTAAACTTACATCAAATCGAATTACTCTGGAGCAAAATAAATCAGTTTTTCAAAGTAGATAATCAAGGAGAAATCTCCCTAGAAATTAATCCCAAATATCTAGATAGAAATTATATCTATAACCTAAAAAGTTTTGGCTTTAATCGCATTAGTTTTGGTATCCAAGACTTTGATCATATAGTTCAACAAGCTATCAATAGAGTTCAGCCAGAAAGTATCTTATTCGAGGTTATGGACTCAATAAAATCTGCAGGTTTTGAAAGTGTTAATGTAGATTTAATTTATGGATTACCTTTTCAAAATTTAGCAACTTTTCGAGATACTATCGCCAAAACAATTAAGCTAAATCCAGATCGTATCGCTGTCTTTAATTTTGCTTATATACCCTGGTTAAAACCAGTCCAAAAAAACTTACCCCAAGCAGCTTTACCCTCAGCTGCTGAAAAATTAGCTATTCTACAAATGACCATAACAGAATTAACCAATAATGGTTATGTTTATATTGGTATGGATCACTTTGCTAAACCCAATGATGAACTAGCGATCGCTCAAAGAGAAGGTCAATTACATCGTAACTTTCAAGGTTATACAACTAAACCCGAATCAGATTTATTAGGATTTGGGATGACTTCTATCAGTATGCTTTACGATGGTTACTTTCAAAATCAGAAGCGTTTAAGAGATTATTATCAAGCTATCGAACAACATAAATTCCCAATAGAAAGAGGAGTA
The sequence above is a segment of the Gloeocapsa sp. DLM2.Bin57 genome. Coding sequences within it:
- the acsF gene encoding magnesium-protoporphyrin IX monomethyl ester (oxidative) cyclase, with the protein product MNNTASATLTKKTTTEETLLAPRFYTTDFEAVANMDISSQEEELKAMIAEMRTDYNRDHFVRDEEFQQSWEHIDEKTRRVFIDFLERSCTSEFSGFLLFKELSRKIKDRNPILAEIFHLMARDEARHAGFLNKAMADFNITLDLGYLTKSRTYTFFKPEWVIYAVYLSEKIGYWRYILMYRHLQEHPEYQFYPLFRMFESWCQDENRHGDIFKALLRSQSAMWNNWRAKLWAKFFLLSVFATHTLTVHERADFYEAIGLDAQEYDREVIRKTNETSARAFPVTLNVEHPAFFPKLERCAQRNETLKAIEASNSPKIVKFFRKLPIITGIFTDLLRLYLIPAQDAESLRGVVL
- the hemN gene encoding oxygen-independent coproporphyrinogen III oxidase; translation: MNFSQSTVQFNSDLLQKYDRPIPRYTSYPPATQLTPDFTTRDFLSAVEIGNYRQIPLSLYCHIPFCETPCYFCGCNTVITQKKELAEIYLKHLIKDIEQTAALINSERIVHQLHWGGGTPNYLNLHQIELLWSKINQFFKVDNQGEISLEINPKYLDRNYIYNLKSFGFNRISFGIQDFDHIVQQAINRVQPESILFEVMDSIKSAGFESVNVDLIYGLPFQNLATFRDTIAKTIKLNPDRIAVFNFAYIPWLKPVQKNLPQAALPSAAEKLAILQMTITELTNNGYVYIGMDHFAKPNDELAIAQREGQLHRNFQGYTTKPESDLLGFGMTSISMLYDGYFQNQKRLRDYYQAIEQHKFPIERGVKLTHDDILRRTIIMELMCQFRLNQRDLEQKYHLGFDFDFETYFRQEIPELKDLEADGLLTLSEEGIEVTPTGRLLIRNIAAVFDTYLKKQKTQTYSKAI
- a CDS encoding heme oxygenase (biliverdin-producing) — encoded protein: MTTNLASQLREGTKESHTMAENTAYMKCFLKGIVEKEPFRKLLANLYFVYSTLEEELSRYREHPVVGLIYFPELNRRDKLVEDLAYYYGDNWQQTITPSTAGEAYVNRLKEIANSEPALLVAHSYVRYLGDLSGGQGLKHIVRSALKLPENEGTKFYEFDAFTSVEARKAFKFKYRDTLNSLPVDEELAQKIVTEANYAFVLNRDVMHSLEAEVKAAIGDHVFDLITRQDIPGSTEKPVGNTSVELINAE